In Marinibacterium anthonyi, the DNA window CTGTACGACGCCGCCAGCCAGGTGACCCTGACCGGCCAGTACTTCTGGCCCGGCGTGATCATGCTGTCGGGCATGACCTGGGACAAGCTCAGCGACGACGACAAGGCCGCCGTGATCGAGGCCGGGCGCGAGACGACGACCGAAGCCTACGCGCTGGCCGCCGCCCAGGAGGCCGACACGATCGCCTTCCTCAAGGACCACGGCGTGACCATCAACGAACTGACCGACCTGGACGCGATGCAGGCCAAGACCGAACCGGTGGTCGAGGAATGGGAGGCCAAGGATCCCCTGGTCGCCAGGTTCGTGGACGCCTTCAGGGCAGGAGACTGATCGATGGCAGGGACGAATGTCTATCGCTGGGAAAGCCTGCCCCGGGAACACGTGCGCGACGGCGTTTCGCGCACGGCCTTCCGGGGGGACGGGGCGCTGATGGTGATGAACTGGCTGGAACCGGGGATGGAAAAGAAACCCCATTCCCACCCGTTCGAACAGCTGGCCTATATCCTGTCGGGCCGCGTCCGGTTCGAAATCGGCGACGACGTTGTCGAAGTCGGCGCGGGCGAGGTCGTGCGCATCCCTCCCGATGTCGTCCATTGCGGCGAAGCGCTGGGGACCGAGACGGCCGTGAACCTCGATGTCTTCGCCCCGCCGCGTGACGACTATTTGCACCTGACCGCCTACCAGGAACCTGACTTCCAGGACGCCTGAGGCACGCACCCGGCGGACACCGCGTCGCCGGGGCCCCCGATATCAGCAAGATCCACGACCGGACCGTCCCGGCCGGCGACCGCGCGATCCCCGCGCCGGACGCCCGGGACAGGCGTGTCCGGCCACAAGGAGACGTCGAATGACAGCCATGACCTCACAGTCCCTCCAGCGCCCGTTCCGGCTTGGGTTACGCTGGCTGCTGGTGACGCTGGTCGGGGCGCTTCTGACGATCATGATCATCCAGATCGTGCTTCGCTACGGCTACAACGCATCGCTTCTGTGGGCCGAGGAGGTCTGCCGCTACCTGCTGATCTGGCTGGCCTTCCTGGCCGTCCCGCTGGCCTTTGAACGGGGCGAGGTCGCGTCGCTGACCTTCGTGTCCGCGCACCTGTCCCGGGTCCCCGCGCTGATCCTCGCCTGCGTGACGACGGTGCTGTCGCTGTGCCTGTGCCTGCTGCTGGTCCATTACGGCTGGCGCTTTGCCGAAATGGCCGGCCGCGCGCCGATCCCGGCGCTGCGCTTCATCCTCGAAGACATCTTCGGCGACAATCCCCCGCCGACCCCCGGCACCTTCTGGGTCTACGTCGCGCTGCCCGTCGGCATGGGCCTTCTGTCCCTGCGCTTCCTCGGCGACCTCGTCCTGTGCCTGCGCGCCATCCGCAGCGGGGAAACCCTCGAACAGGTGCTCGACCGCGCCCAGGTGGAGCTTGCCGAATGACCCTTTATCTCGCCGCCTTCGTCGTCTTCATGATCCTCGGCGTTCCCATCGCCTTTTCCCTCGGCCTCGCCTCGGTCACCTACCTCTTCGTCAACGACCAGTGGCAGCTGATGATCGGCTTTCCGCAGAAGATGATCGCCGGCATCGACAGCTTTGTCCTGCTGACCATTCCGTTCTTCATCCTGGCCGGCAACCTGATGAACTCCGCCGACCTGACCCGCCAGATCGTGCGCTTTGCCCAGATGCTGGTGGGCCGCGTCAAGGGCGGGCTGGCGGTGGTCAACGTCGTCTCCTCCATGATGTTCTCCGGCGTATCCGGCGCGGCCACCGCCGAAGCGTCGGCCATCGGGTCCGTCATGATCCCCGCCATGGAAAAGGACGGCTACAAGGCCGAATACGCCGCCGCGCTCACCGCCACCGGCTCCATCCTCGGCCCCCTCGTGCCGCCGTCGCTGTCGCTGATCCTCTACGGCGTGCTCACCGGCACCTCGATCTCGGACCTGTTCCTGGCCGGCATCGTCCCCGCCTTCCTGCTTTGCGGGCTCCTGATTCTCTACGCCCTCTGGCGCGCCCGGGTCGAAGACCATCCGCTGCCCGAACGCATCCCCAGCTCGGAACGTGCCGGCCTCGCGGTCAAGGCTCTGCCCGCGCTGTTCCTGCCGGTGATCATCGTCGGCGGCATCCGCACCGGCGTCTTCACCCCGACCGAAGCCGCCGCCGTCGCCGCCCTTTACGCGCTGATCATCGGCGGGCTGCTCTACCGCACGCTCAACGGCTCCAAGATCGCGCAGGCCTTCTACGACACCGCCACCATGACCGCGGGCGTCATGCTGATCGTGTCGATGGCGTCGATGACCGCCTTCATCCTTGGCATCGAAAACATCCCGCGCGCCATCGCCACCGCCATGCAATCCATCAGTGACAGCCCCTGGGTGCTGATCCTGATGCTGAACCTGGTGCTGCTGCTGCTGGGTCTGTTCCTGGAACCGCTGGCCGCGCTGGTGCTGGCCATGCCGATCCTGAACCAGGTCTTCCCGCTGCTTGAAATCAGTTCCGTTCAGTTCGGCGTCATGGTCGTGCTGAACCTGATGATCGGGATGATCACGCCACCCGTGGGCCTGTGCCTGTTCATCGTGGCGGCCATCGGCAAGCAGCCGCTGGAAAAGGTGGCCAGGGCCATCCTGCCGATGATCGTCATCTGCCTGCTGGTGCTGCTGGCCGTGGCCTTCATCCCCGTCCTGACCCTGTCGCTGCCCGCGCTGCTGGGAGGCTGAGCCATGGCCGATATCACCAATTCCAACACCACCAACCAATCCACGGTCGCCGCCTTCGCCATTCTCGAAGAGATGGCCGCGCGGGGCGAACCCAGCCGGGTGACGGACCTCGCCAATGCCCTCGGGATGCCCCGGGCGCGCGTCTACCGCTACCTGCAGACGCTCGTCTCACTTGGCTACGTGCGCCAGGACCCGGCGACGGAACGCTATCGCCTGACACTGAAGCTGTTCCACCTCGGCCAGGCCATCGCCGACGGCACGCAACTGACATCCGCCGCGCGCCCCGTCATGGCGGCCCTGCGCGACCGGATCGGGCAGACCGTGACGCTGTCGATCCCGGAGGAAACCGGCATGCGGGTGATCGACATCGTGCGGGTGGAAACGCCCGTCCAGATCGTCACCCGACCGGGGGCGATCCTGCCCCTGCATGCCTCGGCCCAGGGCAAGATCGCCCTGGCCTGGGGGTCGCCCTCCTACCGGGCGGCGCTTGAAACCTCTCTGGCCGCATTGGCGCCAGAGAACCGGCCGGACCCGGACTGGCTGGAAGACCAGATCGCCCATGCCCGGACTGCCGGCTGGGCGGTCGCCCCCGAAGAAACCCTGCGCGGCGTCAACGCCGTCGCCGCACCGATCTTCGACATCGAGGGCCGTTTCACCGCGACGATCACCATCGTCGGGTCGGTCCAGGACATCAAACCGGAACCGGCGGAGGTCTTTGTCGACGCCGCCATTGGCGCGGCCCGGGAAATCTCGGCCGAGCTTGGATGCATGGAGTACCCCATATGACCAGATATTCGCTTGCCATCGACATCGGTGGCACCTTTACCGACGCCGTGCTGCTGGCCTCTGACGGGCAAAGCTATGTCGACAAGACCCTGACCACGCACAACAATCTTCTCGAAGGCTTCTTCCGGGGCGTGGACCTTGTGACGGGGCGCGCGGGGATCCGTCCGCAGGATGTCGACGACGTGGTGGTCCATGCCACCACCGTGGTCACCAACGCGCTGATCGAACGCAAGGGGCCGCCCGTCGCGCTGCTGCTGACCGAAGGCTTCCGCGACGTGCTCTATATCCGCGAAGAGCATCGCTATGACATGTACGATCCCCAGATCGAATTCGCCGAACCGCTGATCCCGTCCGAACGCACCTTCACGCTGAAGGAACGCACCTTCGCCGATGGCACCGTGGGCACCGCCGTGGATGCCGACGAGGTGCGCGCGGTCATCGCGCAATGCCGCGAAAAGGGCATCGTGTCGGTCGCGGTGTGCTTCCTCAATTCCTACCGCAATGGCGCCAACGAAGAAGCCGTGCGCAAGATCTTCGAAGAAGAAGCGCCCGACATCTACGTCTCGCTCTCCAGCGTGATCGCGCCGCAGATGCGCGAATACCTGCGCGCCTCGACCGTGGCGATCAACGCCTACACCGTGCCGATCACGCGCCCCTACCTGACCGCGCTGATCGCCGAACTGAAGGAACGCGGCTTCAGGCAGCAGCCGCTGATCATGTTGTCCAACGGCGGTGTCATCGGGGCCGAACGGGCATCGACCATCCCGGTGCGGATGATCGAAAGCGGCCCGGCCGCCGGCGCGCTCGTCGCCTGCTACTTCTCCCGGATCTTCGACATCCCCGACCTGATTTCCTTCGACATGGGCGGCACCACGGCCAAGGCCTGCATGGTGCAGAACTTCGAACCCCTGGTCACCGGCACATTCGAGGTCGACCGCCGCTATCGGTTCAAGCCCGGATCGGGCATGCCGATCACCGTGCCGTCGATCGACATGATCGAGATCGGGGCAGGCGGCGGATCCATCGCGTCGGTCAACGACCTTGGCCTGCTCAAGATCGGCCCGGAAAGCGCCGGGTCCATGCCCGGCCCCGTCTGCTACGGGCGCGGCGGCACCGACCCCTGCGTCACCGACGCCGATCTGGTGCTGGGCATCCTGAACGCCGACCGCTTCCTTGGCGGCGATATGGAGCTGAACCTGACGGGCGCCGAACAGGCCTTCGACGATCTCGGCAAGGAGCTGAACCTGCCCCGCAATCAGGCCGCCTGGGGCGTCTTCGAAGTGGTCTGCGAACAGATGGCCGCCGCGACCCGCACGCACGCCACCGAACGCGGCATCGACTATCGCGGCCTTCCCCTGCTGGCCTTCGGCGGCGCCGGTCCCGTGCACGCCTGCATGGTCGCCGAACTGACCGAAAGCACCAAGGTCATCTACCCGCCGCTCGCCTCGGTCCTGTCTGCCTTTGGCACGCTGGTCACGCCGGTGCAGATCGACCTGGTGCGCAGCCACGTCACCACGCTTGACGCGCTGGACTGGGACGCGGTCGACACTGTCCTGAACGCGATGGTCGCCGAAGGCGCCACCGCGCTCGGCGAAGCCGGCATCCGCGAGGAGGAGTTCACCTTCGGCTTCGCCGCCGAAATGCGCTACCTCGGCCAGCAATCCGAGGTCCGCATCGACCTGCACGCCGACCCGCGCAAGACCCGCAGCACCGACGAGATCATGAAGCTGTTCGAGGTGGAATATCACCGTCAATACGGCCTGAAACTCGACGGCATGAAGGTCGAGGTCGTCAACTGGCTGGTCACCGCCTCGGGCCGTCAACCCGAACGCGCCGCCGTCCGTCCCGCCGACCTGTCGGGCCGCGTATCCGAAACCCGCCCCGTCCACATCAAGGGCGACCCCCAGGACGTCGCCGTCTGGCAACGCGCGTCGATCACCGAAGACGACCGCATCGCCGGCCCCGTCATCATCGAGGAACGCGAAACCACGATCTTCGTCCTCGGCGGCTGGGAAGTCACCCGCCACCCCAGCGGCAGCCTCGTGGCCGAAAAGCTGGTCGAACCCAAAACCCCCGCGCGCAAAGCCGCCGCAGCCGAAGCCGAAAAGGAAACCAACTGATGGATGGCGTCGAACTTCAAATCCTCTGGTCCAACCTGATCGGGATCGTCAGCGAACAGGCCCGCGCCCTGCAACGCATCGCCTTTTCGCCCATCGTGCGCGAAGCGGGCGACCTGGCCAACGGGCTTTTCGACGAAAACGCCCGCATGGTGGCCCAGGCCGTCACCGGCACGCCTGGCCACATCAACTCGCTGGCCGCCGCCGCGAAGAACCTGCTGGCCAGCTACGACACCGCGACCCTGCAACCCGGCGACGTGCTGATCACCAACGATCCCTGGATGTCTGCCGGGCACTTCTTCGACATCACCGTCCTGTCCCCGATCTTCCGGGGCCAGCGCATCATCGGCTACGCCGGATCGACCATCCACCATTCCGACATCGGCGGTTATGGCATCGGATCGGGCGCGCGGGACATCCACGAGGAAGGCCTCTGGATCCCCACCATGAAGCTGTATGAAGCGGGCCGCCCGAACGAGACGCTGTTCCAGATCATCCGCCGCAACGTGCGCACCCCGGACGCGCTGATGGGCGACCTCGGCGCACAGGTGTCGTCGGGCATCATCGCATCCGACCGCCTGAACGCGCTTTGCGACCGCTACGGGCTCGATGACATCTCGGACCTGTCGCAGGAAATCATCTCGCGCTCCGAAAAGGCCACCCGCGACGCGATCCGCAAGCTGCCCGCCGGCACCTACCACGGCGCGTCCAAATTCGACGTGCCCGGCGGTCAGGTGATCGAGCTGAAGACCGCCGTGACCGTGGACAGCGACAAGGGCGAGATCACCATCGACTTCGCCGGCTCCTCGGGCCCCTCGTCCATGGGCATCAACGTGGTCCCGGCCTATACCCACGCCTACGCCACCTTCGCGGTCAGGTCCTCGCTCAACCCGGATCTGCCGAACAACGCTGGCTCCCTCGCGCCGATCAAGCTGAAGCTGCCGGACGAATGCGTGGTCAACGCCAAGTACCCCTCGCCGGTCAATGCACGCCACGTGGTGGGCATGTACGTGCCCTTCCCGATCCTCAAGGCGCTGGCCCAGGTCGTGCCCGACAGCGTCGTCGCCGAAGGCTCCGGCGCGGTCTGGACCATCCAGATCCAGGGCAAGGACCGCGCGGGCAAGCCCTTTACCTCGTCGATGTTCAACTATTCCGGCGGCATGGGCGCGCGGGCCACGAAACCCGGCATCTCGGCGGTCTGCTATCCCACCGGCGTGTCCGCCGTGCCGGTCGAGGTGCTGGAAGCCACCTATCCCATCGCCTTCACCTGCAAGGAACTGGAACACGGCACCGGCGGTGATGGCAAATACCCCGGCGGCGACGGCCAGCGGATCGGCTACCGCATGCGCACCGGGCGCAGCTGGTTGCTGAACACCATCCCCTCGCGGCTGGTGTCCGGTCCCGAAGGGCTTCTGGGCGGCCAGGACGGCGCGGCGGGCGTGTTCCGCATCAACGGCGAGGACATCACCGACACCCGCAAGCGCGAAATGCAGCCCGAGGACGAAGTCTTCATGATCACCCCCGGCGGGGGCGGTTACGGGGCGGCGGTGTGAGCTTTCGCACCGCCTTCGCCCGCCGCCTTCGCGCGCGCGAGGTGCTGGCCGGGACCTTCATCAAATCCGCCGATCCGGCGGTGGTGGAGGTCCTGGGGCTGGCGGGCCTCGACTTTGCCATTCTCGATGCCGAACACGTCGGCATCGACCGGGCGGGGATCGCGGCGATGATGGTCGCGTCCCGCGCCGCGCAATTGCCGGTGCTGGTGCGCATTCCGCAACTGGATGGCCACTGGATCGCGACGGCGCTGGACGCGGGCGCGGCGGGCATCATGGCGCCGCAGGTGCCCGATGCCGCCACCGCCACGCGGCTGGCGGCCCGCATGCGGTATGGAGCCGGTGGGGAGGCCGGTGGGCGCGGCTTCTCGCCCTCCACCCCCGGCGCCGGATACGGCAGCCGGGGCATCGCGGCACACCTGGACGCCCACGCCGGGGAAACCGTGCTGATCTGCCAGATCGAGGATCCGGGCGCAGTGGCCCGCTCGGCCGAGATCGCAGCGGTGCAAGGTGTCGACGGTCTGCTTGTCGGCCCCGTGGACCTGGCGGTTTCCGCCGGCTTCACCTCGGCCGCCGAACCCGCCGTGGCGGCCATGACCCGCGATGTGCTGGGCGCCTGCGCCGGGACGGCAAAGACCGCCGGCCTGTTCCTGGGCCAGCCCGATCAGGCGCCGGGGTGGCAGGCGGATGGCGCCAACCTGTTTGTCCTCGGCACCGATCAGGGATTCATCCTGAACGGCGCCCGTCAGGCCCTCGCGCAGATGCGCGGCACGGCCTGATCCTTGCCCTGATCCTTGGCCCGATCCTTGCCCTGATCCCGCCCGGGGGACCGCTTCCTCTCAGCGGTCTCCCGGCACCGGCAACCCGCTCAGGCGGGCCACGCATTCCGCCGTGTTGCGCACGCCCAGCTTCTCGAACAGCCGCCCCCGATGCGCCTCGACCGTGCGCGGCGAGATCTTCAGCGTCTCGGCTATCTGCTTGCTGGTGCGCCCTTCGGTCATCAACATCGCCACCTGCCGTTCGCGTTTCGTCAGATCGACGATGGGGCGGCTGTCGGAAATGTCGATCATGGTCCAGACCGCGCGGGTGAACGGGCTTGTCCGGTCTTGCGACCGGCCTCGCACGGAACACCAGAACCGGCTGCCGTCGCGGCGTTTCATGATCCGTTCGTCATGGTAGCTGCCGGTGCGCTGCATCTCGGCCAGCCCGATTTCGCCGATGCGCTGGTATTCGTCGTCCGACGGATACAGCAACGACAGCGACCGCCCCTCCAGCTGCCCGCGCCGATAACCGAACATGTCCTCGAACATGGCGTTGCAGGTCAGGATCGTGCGGTCCAGCGTCACCACCAGCCCCACCGGCGCCCGTTCGAACGCCTCTGCCATGTCTGCGGTCAGATCCGCCATGCGCCTCCTCCGGTCCCATCCCGCAGCATTGAAGCCCGGGGCGGCGATGGTCAATTCCGGATGCCGTTGCGCGCGCCCCCGCGCCGGATCATGTCAGGGGGCGGCCCCAAGTCGTTTGTGTTTTCCGGGCCGTCGCGCCAGTCTGGCGGGGATCGCGGCCGCGACGGTGGCCAACGGAGGAGACACAGCCATGATACACCCCCTGCGCCGCGTCGCCTTGCCCACGGCCATATCCGGCGGTCTGTGGCTGACCGAAATGCCGGGCCGCGCCGGACCTTTGTCGGATTACCTGACGATGGCACGGGACCTGCGGATCACCGGGCTGGTCTGCCTTGTCGCCGGGGACGAGATCGCCACCCTCTCCCCCGACTACGCCACCGCCCGGGCGGACGGCCTGCCGGGGCTGACATTGCTGGACTTCCCCATTCCCGATTTCGGCGTCCCGTCCGATACGGCGGCCTTCGCGGATTTCGTCACTGATCTTGGGGGGCGGCTGATGGCCGGGGAAAGGCTGATGATCCACTGCGCCGCCGGGATCGGGCGCACCGGCATGACGGCGGCCATGGTCCTGCGCGCCACGGGCCTGCCGGCGGACGATGCTCTGGCCATGATCCGGGCCGCGGGCTCGGGCCCCGAAACCCCGGCCCAGATGGAATACGTCCTGAACGCCCAACCGGCCCAGGGGCAGGCCAATCCCTAACGATTGGTAAATTCGCCGCTGCAAGCCATTGATATCATTGAACCCGCCGGATGTCCCACGCGTGGGACACCCGGGCGGGTTTCCCGCGCCCTAGCTGGCCAGCGACGGATCCTTCAGGGTCGAGATATCGTCGAACGACCCGTGGTTGAGGCTGTAAAGCTGCGCATAAAGCCCGTCCTGTTTCATCAGCGCGTCATGGTTGCCGCTTTCGATGATGGACCCTTTCTGCAGCACGATGATCCGGTCCGCCCCCCGGATCGTCGCCAGCCGGTGCGCGATGATCAGCCCGGTCCGCCCCTCCAGCAGGGTCTGCAGGGCCTTCTGGATCAGCATTTCCGTATAGCTGTCGATATTCGCCGTCGCCTCGTCCAGGATCAGGATCGGCGCGTCGGCCACCAATGCCCGCGCAAAGCTCAGCAACTGCCGCTGCCCCTGGGACAGGTTCCCGCCCCGTTCGTCCAGCAGGGTCTGATACCCGTCGGCCAGCTTCATCACAAAGTCATGCGCCCCCACCGCCTTCGCCGCCTCGATCACCTGCTCGTCCGTGGCGCCGGTGGTCGAATAGCGGATGTTCTCGATGACGGTGCCGGTGAACAGGTAGGGTTCCTGCAGGACCATGGCGATGTGCTGGCCCAGCGAGGCCTGCGTCACGTCCCGCACGTCGCGCCCGCCCACCGTCACCGCGCCGCCCTGCACGTCGTAGAACCGGTGCACCAGCGCCATGGCCGAGGATTTGCCAGACCCGGTGGGCCCGACCAGCGCCACGGTCTCGCCGGTGTTGACCCGGAACGACACGTCGCGCAGCACGGGTTCGTCCGGATTGTAGCCGAAGACCACGTTCCGGAATTCCACCGACCCGTCATCGGCCCGCGTCAGCGGCTGCGCGTCGGGCTTGTCGGTGATCGCCTCGGGCACGTCCAGCACCTCGATCAGGCGGTGGCCGGACGCCATGGCCCGCTGCATGATCGAATATTGCAGGGTCAGCGACCGGATCGGATCGAAGAACCGCTGGATGTAGAACAGGAACGCCACGATCCCCCCGACTTCCAGCCGCCCCGAGGCGACCATCGCGCCGCCCACAAGGATGACCAGCGCCATGGCGATGCCGGTCAGCGTGTCGACGATGGGCACCATCACCTGCGCCAGCTTCGCGGCATGCATGTGGGTGGAAAACACCCGGTCGGCCAGGCGGGAATACAGGCTCAGGTTCAGCTCTTCGCGGCCCATGGATTGCACGGCGCGCACCCCGTGGATCGCTTCGGCCAGGGCGCCGTTGGCGATGGAATTGCTTTCATGCGCGGCCATGAACGCCGCGCGGGCCTTTTTCAGCCAGAAGATCCGCACGATGAACAGGATCGGCAGCACGGCCAGCACCAGCAGGCCCAGCTGGGCATCCAGCCACAGCATCGCGATGACGATGCCGATCAGCAGGGCGAAATCGCCCACCGCCATGACCGAGGTTTCCAGGAATTCCTGCATCGAGTTCACGTCGCCCTGCAGGCGCGACATCAGGCGGCCGACTTCGGTCTTGTCCATGAACGACAGCGACACGCGCTGCAGGTGGCCGAACATCGCCCGGCGGATGTCGAACAGGACATGTTCCGCCAGATCGCCCACCACCCGCTCCTGGGTCAGGTTGGCGGCGGCGTTGATCAGCACGACGGCAACGAACATCGCCACGGCCCGGCCCAGGTGACCGGCATCCATCCCCGCGCCCGCCAGGCCCGGCGCGATGCCGTAGTCGATCGCGTAGCGGATGATCAGCGGGATCGCCAACTGGGTGGCGGTGAAGATAAGCACCGCCACGACCGAGATCGCCACGCGCGACCGGTAGGGCGACACGAAGGCCCAGAGCCGGTTCAGAATGCGCCCGTCGAAGGCACGACCAAAGATTTCCTCCTCGATCCGGGTCGATCCCACCGTGGCGCGCAGGCGCGTGCCCATGGGGGCGTCAGAGGAATGATCGGGGGGCTGCTGCGGCATGGCGGTCATGCGGACATCTCCTCGGCCGAGCCCATCTGCAGGCGGTGCAGCGCGGCGTAGCGCCCGCCAAGCGCGATCAGCTCTTCATGGGTGCCGGTCTCGACGATCCGTCCGTCTTCGAGAAAGAGGATCCGGTCGGCGTGTTTCAGCGAATTCAGCCGGTGCGCGATGATCAGCGTCACCCGGTGGGGCGCGCGTTCCTGCATGGCGGCACGCAGACGCGCTTCGGTTCCGGCGTCGATGGCGGCGGTGGAATCGTCGAAGATCATGATCGCGGGGTCCAGCAGCAGGGACCGCGCGATCGACAGCCGCTGGCGCTGGCCGCCCGACAGCGACCCGCCGCGTTCGCCCACCACGGTGCCGTAGCCGCCCGGCAGGCCCATGACGTAATCGTGCAGCTGGGCGGAATCCGATGCCTCGTGCAGCGCGGGTTCGTCGATGGCCGGGTCACCGTAGGCCACGTTGTTCTCGATGCTGGTGGTGAACAGGAAACTGTCCTGCTGGACCACCGCGACGGCCTTGCGCAGCGACGACAGGGTGACATCGGTCACGTTCTGCCCGTCGATGGTCACGCGGCCCGCGTCGG includes these proteins:
- a CDS encoding putative ABC transporter ATP-binding protein — protein: MTAMPQQPPDHSSDAPMGTRLRATVGSTRIEEEIFGRAFDGRILNRLWAFVSPYRSRVAISVVAVLIFTATQLAIPLIIRYAIDYGIAPGLAGAGMDAGHLGRAVAMFVAVVLINAAANLTQERVVGDLAEHVLFDIRRAMFGHLQRVSLSFMDKTEVGRLMSRLQGDVNSMQEFLETSVMAVGDFALLIGIVIAMLWLDAQLGLLVLAVLPILFIVRIFWLKKARAAFMAAHESNSIANGALAEAIHGVRAVQSMGREELNLSLYSRLADRVFSTHMHAAKLAQVMVPIVDTLTGIAMALVILVGGAMVASGRLEVGGIVAFLFYIQRFFDPIRSLTLQYSIMQRAMASGHRLIEVLDVPEAITDKPDAQPLTRADDGSVEFRNVVFGYNPDEPVLRDVSFRVNTGETVALVGPTGSGKSSAMALVHRFYDVQGGAVTVGGRDVRDVTQASLGQHIAMVLQEPYLFTGTVIENIRYSTTGATDEQVIEAAKAVGAHDFVMKLADGYQTLLDERGGNLSQGQRQLLSFARALVADAPILILDEATANIDSYTEMLIQKALQTLLEGRTGLIIAHRLATIRGADRIIVLQKGSIIESGNHDALMKQDGLYAQLYSLNHGSFDDISTLKDPSLAS